The following coding sequences are from one Nicotiana tabacum cultivar K326 chromosome 1, ASM71507v2, whole genome shotgun sequence window:
- the LOC142164761 gene encoding secreted RxLR effector protein 161-like encodes MEILREKEGFVLSQRQFTLNLLKEFDFSGSTVSSPLDPYSKLCADDEPLLSDTSLYMHLVGKLNYLTNTHLDLSLDVICLSQFIQRLCLSYFTAGLRVLCYLCADPSLSDPLFDLIAFCDDDWAACKDSRRSVSVFSIMLGGAPISWKSKKQAPISLSSTEAEYRSMRRVTAQITWLVRLLVDLSSLSSLPIPIHSDSQATIHISRNPVFHE; translated from the coding sequence ATGGAAATTCTTAGAGAAAAAGAGGGGTTCGTTCTTAGTCAGAGGCAATTTACCTTGAATCTTTTGAAGGAATTTGACTTCTCTGGCTCGACGGTGTCTTCACCACTTGATCCCTATTCCAAGCTCTGTGCTGATGATGAGCCTCTTCTTTCAGATACCAGTCTTTACATGCATTTGGTGGGCAAACTTAATTACCTCACAAATACTCACCTTGACTTGTCACTTGATGTGATCTGCCTCAGTCAATTTATACAAAGGCTCTGCCTTTCTTATTTCACTGCTGGCTTGCGTGTTTTATGTTATTTGTGTGCAGATCCTTCACTTTCAGACCCTTTATTTGATTTGATAGCCTTTTGTGATGATGATTGGGCGGCTTGCAAAGACTCTAGGAGGTCCGTCAGTGTATTTTCCATCATGCTTGGTGGAGCACCAATCTCCTGGAAATCAAAAAAGCAAGCACCAATATCACTTTCTTCTACAGAGGCAGAATATAGGTCTATGAGGCGAGTTACTGCACAAATTACCTGGTTGGTACGCCTGCTTGTAGATCTATCTTCTCTATCTTCTCTTCCTATTCCGATTCACTCCGACAGCCAAGCAACAATACACATCTCCCGTAATCCTGTCTTTCACGAGTGA